One genomic region from Rosa rugosa chromosome 1, drRosRugo1.1, whole genome shotgun sequence encodes:
- the LOC133738598 gene encoding checkpoint protein hus1, whose translation MKFKAFLTENGVNLLEKRFLPALDKMGKICHLFLNRDRVFFLHNLLNGDGVQSIAQFSKEALFDDYRISSQSDDCIAFTVDISLLQRALRSSVSICTEFGNGPTANRLQIKLAKKLTKNSTQRLPFLTFETKGYKSAVIQDVPISSPLSRNQVLELQTALDMAQDLPQTLVQVPDLNQLQNFVDRMRHVGDLLNISISKHGDLHIQISTTLITLGAEFQKLLVIGEQADAPSEDRNLSAQTRAARAVLRGDAQSVQVSVKHFGKSLQCHLAKPDCAFYGIAPQGACLTLVFQFFIPGTHRLDKSISMHCRLPVLDQGSS comes from the coding sequence ATGAAGTTCAAGGCATTTCTTACAGAGAACGGTGTGAATCTTTTAGAAAAGAGGTTCTTACCAGCACTAGACAAGATGGGAAAGATATGCCATCTCTTCCTCAACAGGGACCGTGTTTTCTTCCTCCACAACCTTCTCAATGGCGATGGAGTTCAATCCATTGCTCAGTTTAGCAAAGAAGCTCTTTTTGATGACTATCGCATCTCTAGCCAGTCTGATGACTGCATTGCCTTTACAGTAGACATTTCTCTTCTGCAGCGTGCTCTTCGTAGCAGTGTCAGCATATGTACTGAGTTTGGAAATGGGCCAACAGCTAATCGCCTGCAGATTAAATTAGCAAAGAAGCTTACTAAAAATTCTACTCAAAGATTGCCTTTCCTTACCTTTGAGACCAAGGGTTATAAATCTGCAGTAATCCAGGATGTACCAATCTCATCACCTTTGTCTAGGAATCAGGTTCTTGAACTTCAAACTGCTCTTGATATGGCTCAAGATTTGCCCCAGACTCTGGTTCAGGTTCCAGATTTGAATCAGTTGCAAAATTTTGTGGATCGGATGAGGCATGTTGGTGATCTTCTTAATATTTCCATAAGCAAGCATGGGGATTTACACATTCAGATTTCAACTACACTGATCACACTTGGTGCTGAGTTTCAGAAGCTTTTGGTCATAGGTGAGCAAGCTGATGCCCCGTCTGAAGACCGAAACTTGAGTGCTCAGACTCGGGCAGCAAGGGCAGTTCTAAGGGGAGATGCTCAATCAGTGCAAGTGAGTGTGAAGCATTTTGGTAAGAGCCTTCAATGCCATTTGGCTAAGCCAGACTGCGCTTTCTATGGGATTGCTCCACAAGGTGCTTGCTTGACActggtttttcaatttttcattccTGGTACCCATCGACTTGATAAGTCAATCAGTATGCATTGCAGACTTCCTGTACTTGACCAAGGGTCCAGCTAA